In Hallerella succinigenes, the following are encoded in one genomic region:
- a CDS encoding DEAD/DEAH box helicase family protein: MKKNILDFIDSGRENGLLLVDPNTGSGKTFWSCQTIHDYARNPNNKKKIFFTTTLLKNLPEDELKKAYNNEVLYKKEVLVDYSGAAEPPVRRSEGH, from the coding sequence ATGAAAAAGAATATCTTAGATTTTATTGATTCTGGACGCGAAAACGGTTTGCTTCTCGTTGATCCGAATACCGGAAGTGGCAAAACGTTCTGGTCTTGCCAGACAATTCACGATTATGCTCGGAATCCCAATAACAAAAAGAAAATCTTTTTCACGACGACTCTCTTAAAAAATCTGCCAGAAGATGAACTTAAAAAAGCGTACAATAATGAAGTTCTTTACAAAAAGGAAGTTCTGGTTGATTATTCTGGAGCGGCGGAGCCGCCAGTCCGGAGAAGTGAGGGCCACTAG
- a CDS encoding ATP-binding protein, with amino-acid sequence MQGATLTNFLLRKTGKNWDAVPLENVSVDDLDKESFDIFYREAARSGRMSADDLKLSVTQLLEKLNLVDGSLLKRAAVLLFHRNPEKWITGSFVKIGFFENDADLRYQDEVHGSLMIQADRVIDLLYTKYLTAEISYDNVTRIERYPFPKDAIREAVFNALIHQDFSVGVPVQISVYRDKLYISNDCVFPPSWTTETLFQKHRSLPHNPDIAYTFFRAGFVESWGRGVEKICKLCKEHGIAEPEYTVHPNDIMVLFEAKTPSLHGRDQENVQENVQENVQEKSRASAIIELICADNSISLRELSKKLGVSSKTVQREIEKLKAKNVVRRIGGDKGGHWEIS; translated from the coding sequence TTGCAAGGTGCGACCCTGACTAATTTCCTTTTGCGTAAGACGGGGAAAAACTGGGATGCGGTTCCTCTGGAAAACGTTTCTGTGGACGACCTCGACAAAGAGAGTTTTGATATTTTCTATCGCGAGGCCGCACGAAGCGGACGGATGAGTGCTGACGACTTGAAACTTTCGGTGACTCAGTTGCTGGAAAAATTGAATCTGGTAGATGGTTCCCTGCTGAAAAGGGCGGCAGTTTTGCTTTTTCATCGGAATCCTGAGAAATGGATTACTGGTTCTTTTGTCAAAATCGGGTTCTTTGAAAATGACGCAGATTTGCGCTATCAAGACGAAGTACATGGGTCGTTGATGATCCAAGCAGATCGTGTAATTGACTTGCTTTATACGAAGTATTTGACGGCCGAAATTTCTTATGACAATGTCACCCGTATTGAGCGTTATCCGTTTCCTAAAGACGCTATTCGCGAGGCTGTTTTTAACGCCTTGATACACCAGGATTTTTCTGTCGGTGTGCCTGTGCAAATCAGCGTGTATAGGGACAAACTTTACATTAGCAATGATTGCGTGTTTCCGCCCAGTTGGACTACGGAAACCCTTTTCCAAAAGCACCGCTCTTTACCTCACAATCCCGATATTGCATATACCTTCTTCAGGGCGGGTTTTGTAGAAAGCTGGGGCCGTGGTGTGGAAAAAATTTGCAAGTTGTGCAAGGAACATGGCATTGCTGAACCTGAATACACGGTGCATCCAAACGATATCATGGTGCTTTTCGAGGCAAAAACTCCCAGTTTGCATGGTCGTGACCAAGAAAATGTCCAAGAAAATGTCCAAGAAAATGTCCAAGAAAAAAGCCGGGCATCTGCGATTATCGAACTCATCTGTGCGGATAATTCAATATCTCTGAGGGAGCTATCTAAAAAGCTAGGGGTGTCCTCGAAAACCGTACAACGCGAAATCGAAAAACTGAAGGCCAAAAACGTTGTTCGCCGTATAGGTGGCGATAAGGGCGGTCATTGGGAGATTTCCTGA
- a CDS encoding Fic family protein has translation MKRPNLENTLAEWRAMQPLSEHDLFRLSRRFSVDFNYNSNHIEGNTLTYGQTELLLFFGKVEGIAKVRDCEEMKASEVCLKMTSEKSQDTFSPLTQNFIRQLHRTLIREDYQVHYTLPDGNHSSYTIHAGQYKTRPNSVITRYGDIFTYASPEETPALMADLVDWYNETESSKSMNPVDLAALFHYRYIRIHPFEDGNGRIARLLVNYILARHGYPMIVVRSRKKNEYLDALHQSDLEVGDAPSDGAQATLRQIRAFKNYFKKIYAEEIAYNIGFVQEHSPDVWWYDGERITFRSENSTRILESLLDNPSITYRELQQKIGINMSAIQKQLKNMTDKGYILRSENEWRVIIVPST, from the coding sequence ATGAAGCGCCCAAATCTCGAAAATACCCTTGCCGAATGGCGGGCAATGCAACCCCTTAGCGAGCACGACCTATTTCGCCTGAGCCGTCGTTTTTCGGTGGATTTCAACTACAACAGCAACCATATCGAAGGCAATACGTTAACATACGGACAAACGGAACTGCTGCTCTTTTTTGGCAAGGTGGAAGGTATCGCGAAGGTTAGGGATTGCGAAGAGATGAAGGCCAGCGAAGTTTGTCTTAAAATGACTTCAGAAAAATCGCAGGACACATTCTCACCATTAACCCAAAATTTCATCCGCCAATTGCACAGGACCCTGATTCGAGAAGACTATCAAGTCCATTACACTCTTCCCGACGGGAACCACTCATCATATACAATTCATGCGGGGCAATACAAAACGCGTCCGAACAGCGTCATTACACGTTATGGGGATATTTTCACCTACGCTTCCCCAGAAGAAACTCCTGCCTTAATGGCTGACCTTGTAGATTGGTACAACGAAACGGAATCGTCAAAATCAATGAATCCTGTCGATCTCGCCGCTTTGTTCCATTACCGTTATATCCGCATTCACCCCTTTGAAGATGGAAACGGACGAATTGCACGATTACTCGTCAACTACATTCTAGCCAGGCACGGCTACCCAATGATAGTGGTCCGTAGCCGCAAGAAAAACGAATACCTTGACGCTCTACACCAATCCGATTTGGAAGTCGGCGACGCCCCTTCTGATGGAGCGCAAGCGACTCTTCGACAAATCAGGGCATTCAAGAATTATTTCAAGAAAATTTATGCCGAAGAAATCGCATACAACATAGGCTTTGTTCAGGAGCATTCACCCGATGTTTGGTGGTACGATGGGGAACGGATAACATTCCGCAGCGAGAACTCGACAAGAATTCTCGAAAGCCTATTGGACAACCCATCCATTACATACCGAGAACTACAACAAAAAATCGGGATCAACATGTCAGCCATTCAAAAACAGTTAAAAAATATGACCGACAAGGGGTATATCCTGCGGTCGGAAAACGAATGGCGAGTGATTATCGTTCCTTCTACGTAG